The Phlebotomus papatasi isolate M1 chromosome 3, Ppap_2.1, whole genome shotgun sequence genomic sequence AATATTGTGAAATATGGGAAGGTGGGGCAACATTGAAAACGTTATTTTTCGGCTATAATAAAAGAAGCAGGGCTTTAACATAATACAATTTAaagacaaaataattattaaggttttaaattaaattatggctacGCACAATTCGTTCTTTTACGAAAATACTGGTGAATCAatcctacacacagaaaaattttgactctaactttaagaatatataagactccgggaacttcaattggacgtgaatccccgaagAGTTTAAATTCAGAAAGAGATTGTGAGTTTAAGTTCAGGAgtagctgaaaaatgaaaaatgtcttaagatttgcaaattacaattaaaactaaatcatcaaggatttaggattagggcattgacattcattggatggaatttgaaattaaattcctgggtatttctgtttaagaattttccgtTTTTCTGTATGTAATAACGGATTTTGAAGCTTAAAGATTTAAGAGACTCTAGAGTGCGTATTTCTCAAGctaatggtatcatatttgggtttattggaaaggtctttgaattttcgataaaagtgaacttttatttaaaatatttatgcgTGACACTATTGGAGTTGTTCTGTACTTCTTCGCTAACctacaaaattgaaaaagtggGTCCTTGTTCACTGTTtatctctttccggaccacaacatatccagcgaacgaatttcagtaaaactcactttattgtaagtcttactggtcaaatatgatacttttgtagagaaagaattttctccgcctctgggaaattggaaaactcatgggaactctcgtcccctaaagaacgcaaaagatacaaacttggacaaacttcaattttccaaaagccaataatatcaattttgtgaattatttttgcgtgtcaaatgactcctttacaatgttgatcactaaaacaagaagaattattgaccagtatcttgtgggatgtccaggaagtgctaaaaaggacacccagctcctgcttgccaacagattcctcaaaatattttacagaaaacactttaacacacatttctctcaacaggatgttattgcagacacattaagctttctcaagagccaaaaaaacacttcctggacaatcagaattcaccaaaatctggaagaataggaaaaacttccccgaaagcaatctccctcgctgccaaatgtcaaaattatcggccatattggcaaaaatttcgctcccgcttggaattttcttataaggttggtgtcaaaaagcaaatggcggacattggcgggataaccttacatttgatttcaagatttttgcggacgagaattcccatcaactttgaacaagttttttgaaaatttatgaaaaaattgtttttcgaatttatgtaatttgtaaTTGATAGTTAttatacttattggccccgagaggtttttccttattcgggtctagaaatatcaaaaaagtcacaatatctgcaaggaagcagaaaatcgaaaattcacgatttttgaccaagaatatcttagctcaggagttaattaggatcctgcaaaaaatatcctagatttggacatccttatagtttgtaatcatccacaagaatcggaattttatcgattctaaatagtccaaaaaaaattgttgtttccatgggtacccagagtcccaaaggagacgaaagagttattGTCTTAACTGCACCTAGCGGTGTTTTATTAAACTTGTAATGTTTTAATGCTCTGAAACCTCTAGTCACATTTTGAATCACTAGGATTACTAGTCAAACATATTTGTTAGTAGCTTCTCATCTGCTTTTAAGTCAGCTATCGATAACTTGTGAAAAACACGATTTTACCATATTTTGATATTCCTTCTTGCATTCTTTCTTGTtttaccgtttttttttctttcttccacTACCAAAGCACTATTTATTCAATCTTCATCGCATAAATACCAAAACATACCTTTGGAACACCTGTTGGACACTTTTTTTTGCAACATAAAATCCCCATATAAtggcaaaatttaaattgatctcAATACTTCCCATTGCAAATCACGTTTTGTactaattaaattcaattaatttgtcACAAATGCCCCATGTTGTGGCAAAAAAATAGATGCAGCAAGAATACAAAATGCTAAAAATTGCGCAAATAGTGCGTCTCAATTGAAATTATGGACTTTTAAAGTCTCTGCATAAATTAGATTTATAGAAGAAGGAGAAGTATGGAGAAAAATTTGTCATTACATCTAAGATTTTCCAAACATAATCCAAATATGGGATGAATTTTATGGAGAGAACATTTTGTGCAGCAAATCAATCACGTTGGATCATGAGTGACAGATTGCCATTTGCACAACATATCTActgcaattctttttttttttgctctgcaCTCTGAACCAGAAAATAAACTAATATATACCCCGATTAGtgatgtatttttaatttagtgtgatacagtttttttttataatttgtcaTTGATAAAAATCGCACAATTTGCGACTCAGAAATATTGAATATAATGTTGCAGAGAGATGAAATGTTtcatataataattattttttcttttcctccACCATCaggcaattttattttatattttattataagcTAAGATGATATAGGATTTATTGTGAAATCACTTGCATATTCCGTcgcaatttacaattttatagtgcctttttgtatttatttactcATCGCGAGGAGGTAGAGATGGGCTTTgtacaagggggagatattagggtcgaaagtggtgtacagctgaaaatgaagtgcttggaagtctttggaagtgggagtgtccgaaaataaagtcttctCTGCTTAATTCCGAAATTTATATACTATACGCTACTTATAGCTCAGATTTTAAATTCGAGTGACAAATATACGTAAGGAACGAAAAGGTGTCTTTGtggtatttaattttaatagaattttgaaaaGGCCTAAATGATAAACTtctataaaaaatcattttgggtgttttatttagatcatgtttaaatgattgaaaagtgacttgaaaaatgtcgatatagaaatttattcttgaaaatattaactttatCTTAAACGATCTCTAACATTAACAGCAATATTGTGGGTATTCGAGTGAAACACAGTTTATAGATAACAATTAAAGAGATTATtaagattttggaaaacaataattcgatcgtatttcgctgtttagaaaagcttggatgGTACATAGGTGCCACATCttttcactgaaaggaataaggggAACTGTATAAACTGTATTACGGGTTATTACGGTATTTTTTGGTGGAAACTTTAATCAAAGACTTCTCTATCCAATTCCGGAGTACTGGATTTGCCGGATCATGTGCTGTTGAACGGGTGTGAAGTTTTCGGGGTTAACAGGAGTGAAATAAGAGCGTGGTGATGCATTGTATTCTGAAAATAACCCTAAAAATACTTCACTGATTTGACCGCTATCCTGTCGGATGATCTATATTCAGAGTAACTAagtaactttttcaaatgtgacaaGAAACTTTTAGCCGATAAAAATGATCAAGTtttggaaaagaattatttttgatacgatcttaaataaaataattgttttggaatatataaataatatttatggattacaggcaacttatttgcaaaaagaaaaatttgaaaaatcattttttattatttttccacctgatttctcgaatataactttgtcaagaaatttttggccaatactgtacttctgaagtgctaaattagttgttgcactcgtacttttggtctCCAGACATtccaaaacaatttcaataaattagaaactacaatacattttttttaagaccTCTTTTCCAGAAGTAGCTTCACTGGTATGttttggcctctacacactagagacatttatatctatattgaATCAAATTGCCTACGATTGTGTGGGAATAACTCTAAAATATGGTCATATTTTTCCCTAGTGTGTAGATACCATTAGAAAATccatagaaagaaattctgttgGTCATAAAgtacagataatattaaaatatcgttagtaggggaaactggggcaccatcaaacaggggtactaccaaacaccgcgattttttaaataagaattaCACCTGAGAGGGCGAGACCtatatgaaatcatagatactatagggatgcttgtccaggaaaagaattttcaacataCTTCATGTaccttagaaataaaaataatttttcgtaaaattgtgagattttgatagttttagtcatttatatatcgacctggaaaaagaaaataaaacaagttaAGTAAAATTTCACTATACCAGTACTTttctacatgttttgggataatatttatgtaatgtattaaagaaattaatgttcacatcttttttaaaagaatataaaatccatcacaaaacagagtttagGACACAAACAAataggcaaatttctcacaattgcagatgtcgcgagcgtagcttgaatggcaaaatttttcctcttatcattcttactcttcatctccctctttgttcgatttccgaaatttatatccattcatgggattttcattcaacattcaggagaaatatagtttcaagaacccaattttgcattaaatgattcttataTGATTTTAATCAAGAATTGACtaatgatttctcgattttatcacaaataatcagaagagcgcgcaaaatttgaactttaggtaaaaTGTTTCCCACaattttagtggcgctgctttccagcTAGAAGTTGAATGttatcaaaatgatgaaaaatccattggaaaatatgttcggtgtgcagtgctttagttttttgctattttagtcactaattctaaattttgcagtgcttttttgagaattatttacattttaaatactttctttataattaagagctgtggtgaatgcccaaaatacttTCAATGGCTGAGAAAatgaggtgttttttggtgccccagaaagtgtttattggtaaccccgggtggttggaaaaaagcgaaaaatgcatggtaacacaattttcctttttacggaaaattgcaGTGCTTTACATCattcttgtatacattaatatgcagcctatacctaagactataacatggggtaagcaacatttttctaatattcacagatttcttaggaaattcagtcaaaatcgcatctttcaaaagtgtttggtggtaccccagtttcccctatgcaagaatatctgctGCTAGAAATTCAaagtataagaaaaatattaaaagaaaatacatgtaaaaataaatttcttgacaattttttcagttttcttaattaaatttttcaagatattaaacaaattattgattcctaagtatgagaagtgcatgaagtgcaagaagtgctggaagtattgcagcattttcgggagtcttccgaaatgctggaagtgtaaagggctccttcatacaaattgtggaagtgtctggaagtggtgtacacattttcatcctaatatctcccccttggctttgtaagaaaaattaagaaaataaagtaaaaagatTGTCTTACATTTCCCGCGCAAAACCCACAGCATTTCGATAATTTCTCCATTAAAATGTAGATGGCGGGACTGGCGCATGAAAAGTGGCTCCAACATCGTGAGAAATTTGTACTACCTCGCCATTTATATTGACGAACACACACGAGAGTTGGGAAGTGTTTTTCTCAAGGGATATTTACCAGATATTCCAAGTGATATTAGTGGGTGCTTTAAGTGTAAATTAAGTGACACATTCTGAGGAATAAAATGCCACGAAGAGGACGTTCAGCAAGCCCTCCACCAGCCCCCCAGAGACGGTAAGAAAATCATCATGCAATTTCACCTTTTCCCATCGCAATTGCATGAGTAATTACcctaaaaatacaattttcttccaattttccaatAAAACCCTGTTGATTATCTCATTTGAATCGTCAGTGATAGATAAGGGATAAAAAAACTCAAGGAAATCCCGGAGAAAATTGgtgaaattctattaaaaaatctCCTGTTATGTAACATAACCtacaaatttcttgtttttgtgGAAAAGTCCGGAGAAATTTCTCGAAAGTGCCCTGAATCATTTATAACAATGCGTAGAAGGAATTTCACCAAATTGCACGAAGGATGACCTTTGGGTATCACCTGATTGTTTATCTTGCGCTGCAGTTAAACTGCGCAATGACGCTGCACTAAGAATAGACAAAATGTGAATTACCTTTGTTTGCAGGGCTGCATCTCCGCCACCAGCTCAGCGACCACCAGTTCCGGTTGCTCCACCGCCAACTGCTATGGCTCCCCATGCAGCTGCCCCTCAGCAACCGTCAATGTTCCAGCAAATGGCCGCAACAGCCGGAGGTGTCGCTGTGGGATCAGCTGTTGGCCATACCGTCGGACATGCCTTGACTGGGATGTTCAGCGGAGGATCAGACAAGGAAGTGGCTCAGCAGCAAGCAGTACCCCAGCAACCAGCTGTAAATGGATATTCCTCTGCACCTAGTCAACAAAATTCCGGACCATGCAGCTTCGAAATTGAGCAATTCTTGCAATGTGCCCAAGGACAGGCTGATCTCAGCGTCTGCGAGGGATTCAACGAAGCCCTAAGGCAGTGCAAGACACGCTACAACATTGCTCAGTAATCTGGCCCCAAAAATCAATATCTCCCATCCCTCAAAAATTCGTAGTTGGCCAAACTTAGCCTCTCCTCGGGAATCTTATTCAGGTTGGTCAGGAAGTGTCTGGAAATCAAAGATTGTGTGCatattgtgaaaatttcaagtggaatagaataaataattaataattacatTGATTGTCTTTATTTTACTGAGAGAATCTCTCGCGCAAAATCCGATTTATTTGCCTATTGTTCTCCTCCTGCTTCATCAGCTTCGTGTCCAACTCCCGGGAAATTGCACAGGAAGCTGAAACAATTGTCTGACATTTTTGTAGCTTTTCATTGGCCTTCTTGATTGATTGATCTGCTGCTTGGAGAACATCATCGAGATTCAAAGGTTGTTCTTGCTTTCGCTTCTTCATTTCAGGCTCTTCGTCCAGTTCCACTGAAACTCCTCCCAGGAGATCATCAGTCAACCACCAGGGACGTGTTCTGTAATCTTCCAAACTAGCACGCTCATACACCATCTCTTGGGGCAATTGCGTCTCCCTGAAGCCCATGGTCAGTCTCTCCAGGGCAATCACTTCAATTGGACGCAACCAAGAGATACTTTCATTAATCTCTGTCGCTAGAATTGGCTCCATAATCCCATACGTGACCCTATTGAGACTCTCTGGAAGCAAAAATTCCCCCAAATACTTTCTCAGTTCTCTCTCAATGTCCCTGGAATTGAAAACCTTGCCGGAGAAGGTAAAAGGCGGAAGGATGAGCTTTGAGAGAAAATCATAGAGAATCCTTAGGCGATTCCTATTCCGCCAgtcttttgggaaattttcacaCGTGATAAAACTCTCTCCAAGATGTGCTGGGACAAATTGTCGAAATTCTTCTGGGAAATCCGGATAATCCTCAAATGTATCTTCCTTAGCAAATCTCCTGATCGCCTTCACTGCATTGTTGTACAGTGTAATGACAAAATTGATATTGTGCGAAATTGCAGACAATTTGGGATTAATCTGAGCTGAAAGATGAAGACGCCTCCACAAGACACTACCCAGAGTCTCATCTAGAATCACCCAAGTCCTTCCCATTTCCAAATTTTGGCTGTAATTGTAATTTTCAGCGCAGAATTTTAAGCCATCTTCGAAAATTTTTCCCAGAGATTCTTTGCATTTTCGACGATTCTCGTCATAAATCTTCAGAAGATTGAAGGCAGAATTGACTTTCAAGATGGATTTGACATCCTCAGGTGTCACTGAATGTCCATTGTAGACTATTATAGAGACAGGAATCTCAGGATTTGTGCTTAAAAGTTTCGAAAGTCTTTTCCGGGAATTTTCGAAATTCCCAACAGTTAGTATAAACACAATTCCATGAAATGTGTCTCGACTAACATCGAATTTCTTCCCATTTTCTCTGAAATGACCAATCCCCCGGATAGTTTCCACTGAAACTGCCAGAATCTCCTGACAATTCTTCACGTGATTCTGTTCGAGAAACAGAATATTCTTGTCTTTTCTGTCAATTGTCCTCTGAAAAATCTCCTCAAGCCACTTACTGATGTACCCGGTGAATCCAACAGTTTCCTCTCCTTCATCCGGAATGGACACTAGGACTTTCCAATAGTGATGAGATCTGAGAATGCCTCGCTCCTTGACCTTTCTCACTCTCCCAAGGACCATTTGACCAATCTCACCAAAAATATCAATGGCATTTGTCGGCTTTCGACTGAGATTTAATTCATCCGGAATGCCCCTCAAGTACCTGGAACGCAATTCAATTGTTGCATCCTGATGAGGATGCCTAAAATTCTCAACTTGCTTCTCCAGGGATTCTGTTGGCAGCCAAATGGGCGTATTATTGATGATATTTCTCCTGTTAATTTTCTCTAGGGTAAATTGCCTCCAAGCATTGAAACACTTGGACAATTTCCTGATATCTCTGACCAGAAGGCTCCTTTTGACAATATATTCCTCACAGACAATCCTCTCGGCCAATTCATCAGTCACTTCCTCAATAATCTGCTGAGAAACTTCCTCAATATTCTCCTGAATGACTTGGTAGAGTTCAATTTCTTCCTCTGCTGCCTTTTCACATTCTTCTGCAGCAACTTCCTGGAGGATTTCATCGAAAGTTTCCTTGGAAGTTCTATCAATTTTTCTCGCTTTCATCACTTGTTCCTCAAGTTTTGCCCGTTGAACACGCAattcctcttcttcttccttcATCTTCCTCAATTCTTCCTCTCGTTCCTTCCTTTTCCGTTCCTTCTCTTCCTGCTCTCGCTTCATCAATCGCTCCTGCTCCTCGGCCTGTGCCTTCTTCGCCCCAGCCCCGAAGAATCCATCTGGAGGAGGATGACTAGCCACGGAAGT encodes the following:
- the LOC129806950 gene encoding coiled-coil-helix-coiled-coil-helix domain-containing protein 2, coding for MPRRGRSASPPPAPQRRAASPPPAQRPPVPVAPPPTAMAPHAAAPQQPSMFQQMAATAGGVAVGSAVGHTVGHALTGMFSGGSDKEVAQQQAVPQQPAVNGYSSAPSQQNSGPCSFEIEQFLQCAQGQADLSVCEGFNEALRQCKTRYNIAQ